Proteins from a genomic interval of Coregonus clupeaformis isolate EN_2021a unplaced genomic scaffold, ASM2061545v1 scaf0902, whole genome shotgun sequence:
- the LOC121556405 gene encoding zinc finger protein 135-like produces MSSPSYSPPAKEEEVCWTEKEALGLNIVVKEEQEDAFGMKNEKDAEDVPVTEEKEHFRVKEEEGIEAVTVEEEEVEAFRMKKEEEEAITLKEEEEGVIVKEEIPSSSSPEYYILRKEEEDVLGDEEEEEEEEEEEEGEEEETEDLINTREKPDSHSDSGKSPSGNPNPEIPKPATQHNCSQCGMSFKWLCTLKEHEKTHTGEKLFQCSQCGKSFTHLGSMKRHEGIHTGEKPYHCSQCGKSFTQLGYLKKHERIHTGEKPFQCSQCGKSFTHSGSLKRHEGIHTGIHTGIHTGEKTYHCSQCGRSFPHLANLNKHKRIHSGEKPYLCSHCGNQFRWLGDLKEHERTHTGEKPYHCSLCGKDFTKLGNLNEHKKKHTGEKPYQCSLCGKTFTQLRGLKYHERSHTQKKPTTALSVSKDIYPVREPEKT; encoded by the exons atgagctcaccaagctactctcctcctgctaaagaagaggaggtctgctggacggagaaagaagctctggggctgaacattgtCGTAAAAGAAGAACAGGAGGATGCTTTCGGAATGAAAAATGAGAAAGATGCAGAGGATGTTCCAGTGACAGAAGAGAAAGAACACTttagagtgaaagaggaagaggggatagaggctgtcacagtggaagaggaggaggtagaagctttcagaatgaaaaaggaggaagaggaggctataacattgaaagaagaagaggagggtgTTATAGTGAAAGAAGAGataccctcctcttcctctccagaaTATTATATCTTAAGAAAAGAGGAGGAAGACGTTTTgggagatgaagaggaggaggaggaggaggaggaggaagaagaaggagaggaagaggagactgaagatctgattaacacca gagagaaaccagactctcactctgacagcgggaagagtccttcagggaATCCAAATCCAGAGATTCCCAAACCAGCAACACAGCAcaactgctcccagtgtggaatgAGTTTTAAGTGGTTATGTACGCTCAAAGAGcatgagaaaacacacacaggagaaaagctcttccaatgttcccagtgtggaaagagttttacacaTTTAGGAAGTATGAAAAGGCATGAAggaatacatacaggagaaaaaccctaccactgctctcagtgtggaaagagttttacccagttagggtaTCTGAAAAAACacgagagaatacacacaggagaaaaacctttccaatgttcccagtgtggaaagagttttacacaTTCAGGAAGTCTGAAAAGGCATGAAGGAATACACACAGGAATACACAcaggaatacacacaggagaaaaaacctaccactgctctcagtgtggaaggagTTTTCCCCACTTAGCGAACCTGAACAAACATaagagaatacactctggagagaagccttacctctGTTCTCATTGTGGAAATCAATTTAGGTGGTTAGGGGACCTGAAGGAGcacgagaggacacacacaggggagaaaccttacCATTGCTCCTTGTGCGGAAAGGATTTTACCAAGTTAGGGAACCTAAATGAGCATAAGAagaaacacacaggagaaaagccttaccaatgctccctgtgtggaaagacATTTACCCAGTTAAGAGGCCTGAAATATCACGAgaggtcacacacacaaaaaaaacctaCCACTGCTCTCTCAGTGTCAAAAGACATTTACCCTGTTAGGGAACCTGAAaaaacatga